One part of the Anaeromyxobacter sp. Fw109-5 genome encodes these proteins:
- the purU gene encoding formyltetrahydrofolate deformylase encodes MTTARAILLVQCPDRPGIVAAISSFLFRHGANITDFDQHTADEEGGVYFTRLEFQTDRLDLPIEDLERAFALDVARPFAMDWRLTLSSQRKRIAVLVSKHDHAMLELLWTWKRGDLRGDVTLVVSNHPDLRPAVEAFGVPFEHVPNTREIRPQAEARLAELLDGRADVVVLARYMQIVSPDLVARWPNRMINIHHSFLPAFVGADPYRQAHERGVKIVGATAHYVTAQLDAGPIIEQDVGRVTHRHDVEDLKRLGRELERRVLARAVHWHCEDRVIVHGNKTVVFD; translated from the coding sequence GTGACCACCGCTCGCGCCATCCTCCTCGTCCAGTGCCCCGACCGCCCCGGGATCGTCGCCGCGATCTCCAGCTTCCTCTTCCGCCACGGGGCGAACATCACCGACTTCGACCAGCACACCGCCGACGAGGAGGGCGGCGTCTACTTCACGCGGCTGGAGTTCCAGACCGACCGCCTCGACCTGCCGATCGAGGATCTCGAGCGCGCGTTCGCGCTCGACGTCGCGCGCCCGTTCGCGATGGACTGGCGGCTCACGCTCTCCTCCCAGCGCAAGCGCATCGCGGTGCTCGTCTCGAAGCACGACCACGCCATGCTCGAGCTGCTCTGGACGTGGAAGCGCGGCGATCTCCGCGGCGACGTGACGCTCGTGGTCTCCAACCACCCGGATCTGCGCCCGGCCGTCGAGGCGTTCGGGGTCCCCTTCGAGCACGTGCCCAACACGCGCGAGATCCGCCCGCAGGCGGAGGCGCGGCTCGCCGAGCTCCTCGACGGACGCGCCGACGTCGTGGTGCTCGCCCGCTACATGCAGATCGTCTCGCCCGACCTGGTCGCCCGCTGGCCGAACCGGATGATCAACATCCACCATTCGTTCCTGCCGGCGTTCGTGGGCGCCGACCCGTACCGCCAGGCGCACGAGCGCGGGGTCAAGATCGTGGGCGCGACCGCGCACTACGTGACGGCCCAGCTCGACGCCGGACCGATCATCGAGCAGGACGTCGGGCGGGTGACGCACCGCCACGACGTGGAGGACCTCAAGCGGCTCGGCCGCGAGCTCGAGCGCAGGGTCCTCGCCCGCGCGGTGCACTGGCACTGCGAGGACCGGGTGATCGTCCACGGGAACAAGACGGTCGTGTTCGATTAG
- a CDS encoding TerC family protein: protein MMHTVGTPWLWGGFVAFVLAMLVLDLGVFNRKDHVITTKEALRWTAFWIALALLFNGLIWWKFGTRPAIEFLTGYLIEKSLSVDNLFVFVIIFGTFAIPAAYQHRVLFWGIVTALVLRAVMIVGGTALLSRFHWLIYVFGAFLLVTGVRLFFHKEEEHHPERSWAFRTLRRVIPSTHRIEGHAFFLRDAGRIVATPLLLALALIEISDVVFALDSIPAIFGVTLDPFIVFTSNIFAILGLRSLYFAVAQLLNRFEYLSAGLSAVLVFIGGKMLVSRWIHVHPLVSLAVVVAILGGAMIFSFVKTRRAETAAPVERPSP from the coding sequence ATGATGCACACCGTGGGCACCCCCTGGCTGTGGGGCGGGTTCGTCGCATTCGTGCTGGCGATGCTCGTGCTCGACCTGGGCGTCTTCAACCGCAAGGATCACGTCATCACGACGAAGGAGGCGCTTCGCTGGACCGCCTTCTGGATCGCGCTCGCGCTCCTCTTCAACGGGCTCATCTGGTGGAAGTTCGGCACGCGGCCCGCGATCGAGTTCCTGACCGGCTACCTCATCGAGAAGTCGCTCTCGGTCGACAACCTCTTCGTCTTCGTCATCATCTTCGGGACCTTCGCGATCCCCGCGGCCTACCAGCACCGCGTGCTGTTCTGGGGCATCGTGACCGCCCTCGTGCTGCGCGCCGTGATGATCGTCGGCGGCACCGCGCTGCTCTCGCGGTTCCACTGGCTCATCTACGTCTTCGGCGCCTTCCTCCTCGTCACGGGGGTGAGGCTGTTCTTCCACAAGGAGGAGGAGCACCACCCGGAGCGGAGCTGGGCCTTTCGCACGCTGCGCAGGGTGATCCCCTCGACGCACCGCATCGAGGGCCACGCGTTCTTCCTCCGCGACGCGGGGCGCATCGTGGCGACGCCGCTCCTCCTCGCGCTCGCGCTCATCGAGATCTCGGACGTCGTGTTCGCCCTCGACTCCATCCCCGCGATCTTCGGCGTGACGCTCGACCCGTTCATCGTGTTCACGTCGAACATCTTCGCGATCCTGGGGCTGCGCTCGCTCTACTTCGCGGTGGCGCAGCTGCTCAACCGGTTCGAGTACCTGTCGGCGGGCCTCTCGGCCGTGCTGGTGTTCATCGGCGGGAAGATGCTCGTGTCGCGGTGGATCCACGTGCACCCGCTCGTGTCGCTCGCCGTCGTCGTCGCGATCCTCGGCGGCGCGATGATCTTCTCGTTCGTGAAGACGCGCCGCGCCGAGACGGCCGCGCCCGTGGAGCGGCCGTCTCCCTGA
- a CDS encoding zinc metalloprotease HtpX has protein sequence MMNQLKTILLLGALSAILVGIGASLGPNAFWLFTAIAVAMNLVSYFFSDRIVLRMHGARELPEGEAPRLHAVVAELAGRAGIPKPRVFFIDDPHANAFATGRNPKHAVVAVTRGIVEILDERELRGVLAHEIAHVANRDILVASVAAGLATAISHLGNALMFAGMFGGGSQDDEEGGSPAGGLALALLAPIGATLVQLGISRSREYLADETGARLSGDPLALAGALDKLHQAASHVPSAATPATASLFIVNPFGAVAGGLARLFSTHPPAEERIRRLRALAHTVRGPAFDPAGSAPRSRLVR, from the coding sequence ATGATGAACCAGCTCAAGACCATCCTGCTGCTCGGCGCCCTCTCCGCGATCCTCGTCGGCATCGGCGCGAGCCTCGGCCCCAACGCATTCTGGCTCTTCACCGCCATCGCCGTCGCGATGAACCTCGTCTCCTACTTCTTCTCGGACCGCATCGTCCTCCGCATGCACGGCGCCCGCGAGCTGCCGGAGGGCGAGGCGCCGCGGCTGCACGCCGTGGTCGCGGAGCTGGCCGGGCGCGCGGGCATCCCGAAGCCGCGCGTGTTCTTCATCGACGACCCCCACGCCAACGCGTTCGCGACGGGGCGCAACCCGAAGCACGCCGTGGTCGCCGTGACCCGCGGCATCGTGGAGATCCTCGACGAGCGCGAGCTGCGCGGCGTGCTCGCCCACGAGATCGCGCACGTGGCGAACCGCGACATCCTCGTGGCGAGCGTGGCGGCGGGGCTCGCGACCGCCATCTCGCACCTCGGCAACGCCCTCATGTTCGCCGGGATGTTCGGCGGCGGGAGCCAGGACGACGAGGAGGGCGGCTCGCCCGCCGGCGGGCTCGCCCTGGCGCTCCTCGCGCCCATCGGCGCGACCCTGGTCCAGCTCGGCATCTCGCGCTCGCGCGAGTACCTCGCCGACGAGACCGGCGCGCGCCTGTCGGGCGATCCGCTCGCGCTGGCGGGCGCCCTCGACAAGCTCCACCAGGCCGCCTCCCACGTCCCGAGCGCGGCCACGCCGGCCACGGCGAGCCTGTTCATCGTGAACCCCTTCGGCGCGGTCGCCGGCGGGCTCGCCCGGCTGTTCTCGACCCACCCGCCCGCCGAGGAGCGCATCCGCCGGCTCCGCGCGCTCGCGCACACGGTCCGCGGGCCCGCGTTCGACCCGGCGGGCAGCGCGCCGCGCTCGCGCCTCGTGCGCTGA
- the nhaR gene encoding transcriptional activator NhaR translates to MEWLNYHHLFYFWTVARAGSIAKASQELRLAQPTISNQLKTLEASLGVKLLERQGRRLVLTDVGRTVLRYADDIFRTGSELQRAVKGLPTGQRLRLVAGVVDVIPKRMAALLLEPAVDAHPDLTLVCREGPLPQLLAALALHELDVVIADVPASEEVKVKAFNHRLGDCGTTFFAAARHAHLKKGFPRSLQGAPALLPSTGTALRRSLDAWLDAAELRPELAGEFDDSALMMAFGARGLGVFAAPRVLEDQIRSEMGVQVIGRADEVRQSFYAITVERRLRHPAVVSIAEAARDALFGAAA, encoded by the coding sequence ATGGAGTGGCTCAACTACCACCACCTCTTCTACTTCTGGACGGTGGCACGCGCGGGCAGCATCGCCAAGGCCAGCCAGGAGCTCCGCCTGGCGCAGCCGACCATCTCCAACCAGCTGAAGACGCTGGAGGCGAGCCTGGGCGTGAAGCTCCTCGAGCGGCAGGGGCGGCGGCTCGTCCTCACGGACGTCGGGCGCACGGTCCTTCGGTACGCCGACGACATCTTCCGCACCGGCAGCGAGCTGCAGCGAGCCGTCAAGGGACTCCCGACCGGGCAGCGGCTGCGCCTCGTGGCGGGGGTCGTGGACGTCATCCCCAAGCGGATGGCGGCCCTCCTCCTGGAGCCGGCGGTGGACGCGCACCCCGATCTCACGCTCGTGTGCCGCGAGGGGCCCCTCCCCCAGCTCCTGGCCGCGCTGGCGCTGCACGAGCTGGACGTCGTCATCGCGGACGTGCCCGCGTCGGAGGAGGTGAAGGTGAAGGCCTTCAACCACCGCCTCGGCGACTGCGGCACGACCTTCTTCGCGGCGGCCCGCCACGCGCACCTCAAGAAGGGGTTCCCGCGCTCCCTCCAGGGCGCGCCGGCGCTCCTGCCCTCCACCGGAACCGCCCTCCGGCGCTCCCTGGACGCGTGGCTCGACGCGGCCGAGCTCCGGCCGGAGCTCGCGGGGGAGTTCGACGACAGCGCCCTCATGATGGCGTTCGGCGCGCGCGGCCTCGGCGTCTTCGCGGCGCCGCGGGTCCTCGAGGATCAGATCCGCTCGGAGATGGGGGTCCAGGTGATCGGGCGCGCCGACGAGGTGCGCCAGTCGTTCTACGCCATCACCGTCGAGCGGCGGCTGCGCCACCCGGCGGTGGTCTCGATCGCCGAGGCGGCGCGGGACGCGCTCTTCGGCGCGGCCGCCTGA
- the grxC gene encoding glutaredoxin 3, with translation MNAPKVTVYTKRSCPYCVRAKALLARKGVAFQEIDVEGDDALRSWLVERSGQRTVPQVFVGDRSLGGFMDVDALDREGRLDPILRGEAA, from the coding sequence ATGAACGCACCCAAGGTGACCGTCTACACCAAGCGAAGCTGCCCGTACTGCGTGCGCGCCAAGGCGCTCCTCGCGCGCAAGGGCGTCGCCTTCCAGGAGATCGACGTGGAGGGCGACGACGCGCTCCGCTCGTGGCTGGTGGAGCGCAGCGGACAGCGCACGGTGCCGCAGGTGTTCGTCGGCGACCGGTCCCTCGGCGGCTTCATGGACGTCGACGCCCTCGACCGCGAAGGGCGGCTCGATCCCATCCTCCGCGGCGAGGCGGCGTAG
- a CDS encoding archaemetzincin family Zn-dependent metalloprotease, producing MSSIFVWWIGEEEVDHELMEHVRLHLAAAFGRPVFLWDSPERPRHAYDEKRKQYRTTPILGWLGEAGPGAGKVLGVTDADLFIPILTYVFGEAQLGGGAAVVSLKRLLDPAGGRAQLVERLAKEAVHEVGHAFGLVHCGHEHCVMSRSPAVREVDAKGVDLCGECRGHLEELAGGA from the coding sequence ATGTCATCGATCTTCGTCTGGTGGATCGGTGAGGAGGAGGTCGATCACGAGCTGATGGAGCACGTGCGCCTCCACCTCGCCGCCGCGTTCGGCCGCCCCGTCTTCCTCTGGGACTCCCCGGAGCGGCCGCGCCACGCCTACGACGAGAAGCGGAAGCAGTACCGGACGACCCCGATCCTGGGCTGGCTCGGCGAGGCCGGGCCCGGCGCGGGGAAGGTGCTCGGCGTCACCGACGCGGATCTGTTCATCCCCATCCTCACCTACGTGTTCGGGGAGGCCCAGCTGGGCGGCGGGGCCGCGGTGGTCTCGCTGAAGCGCCTCCTGGATCCCGCCGGAGGCCGCGCGCAGCTCGTGGAGCGGCTCGCGAAGGAGGCGGTGCACGAGGTGGGGCACGCGTTCGGGCTCGTGCACTGCGGCCACGAGCACTGCGTCATGTCGCGCTCGCCGGCCGTGCGCGAGGTGGACGCCAAGGGCGTCGACCTCTGCGGCGAGTGCCGGGGACACCTCGAAGAGCTCGCTGGAGGAGCGTGA
- a CDS encoding sensor histidine kinase, whose product MSRAAGNPAESAPRDGERGPAQRPDRGEETRALERLARAIAPRSLGDLGLEIPWYQRLSTKLFVMIGFVALGVIAAFFFAEVAVQRHLLSQVVAESDLLSHTIRNSLHRAMLQDRRGDAYLIMQDIGGQPGIEKVRMMDAEGLITYSTERGEIGRTVDRNAEACSGCHAAGEPLHHVDLQDRSRVFPTNGHRVLGIITPIYNEASCANAACHAHPAQRKVLGVLDVAVSLRRLDAETAGFRWRTLAAAAAAAALLGSFAWLYTRHHLVRPVAALVQATRRVARDQLELEIPVTWKGELGLLGASFNDMTRSLRKAKGDLDSLMHGLEREVQERTAALRAAQDQLVRNEKLSSLGKLSASIAHEINNPLAGILTFAKLIVRTLEQGVPDEATRAALIKHLHLVQRETERCTAIVRNLLDFARERPLAVKDVDVNEVVEEAVLLLANQIRIQGVTLDKRLGAIPVVSADFGQLRQACVNVIMNAIEAMGRGGRLEIESALVDGGRWVEVAFKDTGPGIAPEHLTKIFDPFFTTKERGTGLGLSVVYGIVERHGGKVDLTSEVGKGTRIAFRIPPRPWAEAPSEVRG is encoded by the coding sequence ATGTCGAGGGCCGCAGGGAACCCGGCCGAGAGCGCGCCCCGAGACGGCGAGCGCGGGCCCGCGCAGCGTCCCGACCGAGGCGAGGAGACGCGCGCGCTCGAGCGGCTCGCCCGGGCCATCGCCCCTCGGTCGCTCGGGGACCTCGGCCTCGAGATCCCCTGGTACCAGCGGCTCTCCACCAAGCTCTTCGTGATGATCGGCTTCGTCGCGCTGGGCGTGATCGCCGCGTTCTTCTTCGCCGAGGTCGCGGTGCAGCGCCACCTGCTCTCGCAGGTCGTCGCCGAGTCCGACCTCCTCAGCCACACCATCCGCAACTCGCTCCACCGCGCGATGCTCCAGGACCGCCGCGGCGACGCCTACCTCATCATGCAGGACATCGGCGGCCAGCCCGGGATCGAGAAGGTCCGCATGATGGACGCGGAGGGCCTCATCACCTACTCGACCGAGCGGGGGGAGATCGGGCGCACCGTGGACCGGAACGCGGAGGCCTGCTCCGGCTGTCACGCCGCCGGCGAGCCGCTCCACCACGTCGACCTGCAGGACCGGAGCCGCGTCTTCCCCACGAACGGGCACCGCGTCCTCGGGATCATCACCCCCATCTACAACGAGGCCTCCTGCGCGAACGCGGCCTGCCACGCCCACCCGGCGCAGCGGAAGGTCCTCGGGGTCCTCGACGTGGCCGTCTCGCTCAGGCGCCTCGACGCGGAGACCGCCGGGTTCCGCTGGCGCACGCTCGCGGCGGCGGCGGCGGCGGCGGCGCTGCTCGGCAGCTTCGCCTGGCTGTACACGCGGCACCACCTGGTCCGACCGGTCGCCGCGCTCGTCCAGGCCACGCGACGGGTGGCGCGCGATCAGCTCGAGCTCGAGATCCCGGTCACCTGGAAGGGCGAGCTCGGCCTGCTCGGCGCGTCCTTCAACGACATGACGCGCTCGCTCCGCAAGGCGAAGGGCGACCTCGACTCCCTCATGCACGGGCTCGAGCGCGAGGTGCAGGAGCGGACCGCCGCGCTGCGCGCGGCCCAGGACCAGCTCGTCCGCAACGAGAAGCTCTCGTCCCTCGGCAAGCTCTCCGCCTCCATCGCCCACGAGATCAACAACCCGCTCGCCGGCATCCTCACCTTCGCGAAGCTCATCGTGCGGACCCTCGAGCAGGGCGTGCCGGACGAGGCGACGCGGGCGGCCCTCATCAAGCACCTCCACCTCGTCCAGCGGGAGACGGAGCGCTGCACCGCCATCGTGCGGAACCTGCTCGACTTCGCCCGCGAGCGGCCGCTCGCGGTGAAGGACGTGGACGTGAACGAGGTGGTGGAGGAGGCGGTCCTCCTCCTCGCCAACCAGATCCGGATCCAGGGCGTCACGCTCGACAAGCGGCTCGGCGCGATCCCGGTGGTCTCCGCCGACTTCGGGCAGCTCCGTCAGGCCTGCGTCAACGTCATCATGAACGCCATCGAGGCGATGGGGCGCGGCGGGCGGCTCGAGATCGAGAGCGCGCTCGTGGACGGCGGCCGCTGGGTGGAGGTCGCGTTCAAGGACACCGGCCCCGGCATCGCGCCGGAGCACCTCACGAAGATCTTCGACCCGTTCTTCACCACGAAGGAGCGCGGCACGGGCCTCGGGCTGTCGGTCGTGTACGGCATCGTCGAGCGCCACGGAGGGAAGGTCGACCTGACGAGCGAGGTGGGGAAGGGGACGCGCATCGCGTTCCGGATCCCGCCGCGCCCCTGGGCAGAGGCGCCGTCGGAGGTGAGGGGATGA
- a CDS encoding TolC family protein, producing MLSPLPSGGPARRLLGAAAALPLLAACGTLSPSRYVADRTAPPPDVARVARAEGAAPVAPPPSAPAPAAAEPRSLADLVDLALSRDPATRAAWHDARAAAAQAGAQRGLYWPALDASATLQRQGSTGGRSRDAFTSTTGGAAATLTWLLLDLGPRGALVDSADLLLVAARLAEHAAVADLVLQVQQTYFQYLAARALAEAELAAVRQAETSLATAEGRRDAGVATIADVLQARTALSQVRLTLQQAEGQALALRGALATLAGLPPTAELEVGALPAEVDAAKAGPEVDALLAEAAVRNPDLGRARALASAADARARAASRASWPTLSFQALGGRTRYFAPEDTDPSTTWSAGLVLRVPIFEGLAPAYAALAARADADAARARADAAGQRVALDVWTSYQGLLTAGRRLETARDLLASARASADVARGRYREGVGSILDLLSAQAALETAQAEDVRARSDYLISLALLTRASGRLDLAVTAPRGASEAPAEGTP from the coding sequence ATGCTCTCTCCCCTGCCCTCCGGTGGCCCCGCCCGCCGTCTCCTCGGCGCAGCGGCCGCTCTCCCGCTCCTGGCGGCGTGCGGCACGCTCTCCCCGTCGCGCTACGTCGCAGATCGCACCGCACCGCCGCCGGACGTCGCGCGCGTCGCGAGGGCTGAGGGCGCGGCGCCCGTCGCGCCTCCTCCTTCGGCCCCGGCGCCCGCGGCGGCGGAGCCCCGCTCGCTCGCGGATCTCGTGGACCTGGCGCTCTCACGCGACCCGGCGACCCGGGCCGCGTGGCACGACGCGCGCGCCGCCGCCGCCCAGGCGGGCGCCCAGCGCGGCCTCTACTGGCCCGCCCTGGACGCGTCCGCGACGCTGCAGCGTCAGGGCTCCACCGGCGGTCGCAGCCGAGACGCGTTCACCAGCACGACCGGCGGCGCCGCCGCGACGCTGACCTGGCTCCTCCTCGACCTCGGCCCGCGCGGCGCGCTGGTGGACTCCGCCGACTTGTTGCTCGTCGCGGCGCGGCTCGCCGAGCACGCAGCGGTCGCCGACCTCGTCCTGCAGGTGCAGCAGACGTACTTCCAGTACCTCGCCGCCAGGGCGCTCGCGGAGGCCGAGCTCGCGGCCGTGCGTCAGGCCGAGACCAGCCTCGCCACCGCGGAGGGGCGGCGCGACGCGGGGGTCGCGACCATCGCAGACGTGCTGCAGGCGCGCACGGCGCTCTCCCAGGTCCGGCTCACGCTGCAGCAGGCGGAGGGGCAGGCCCTCGCCCTGCGCGGAGCGCTCGCGACGCTCGCCGGTCTTCCACCGACCGCCGAGCTGGAGGTCGGCGCGCTCCCCGCCGAGGTGGACGCGGCGAAGGCCGGCCCCGAGGTGGACGCGCTCCTCGCCGAGGCGGCGGTCCGCAACCCGGACCTCGGCCGCGCCCGGGCGCTGGCCAGCGCCGCCGACGCGCGGGCACGCGCCGCGTCGCGCGCCTCGTGGCCGACGCTCTCGTTCCAGGCGCTCGGCGGGCGCACCCGGTACTTCGCGCCCGAGGACACGGATCCGTCGACCACCTGGTCCGCCGGGCTCGTGCTGCGCGTGCCGATCTTCGAGGGGCTCGCGCCGGCCTACGCCGCGCTGGCCGCGCGCGCCGACGCGGACGCGGCCCGCGCGCGCGCCGACGCCGCCGGCCAGCGCGTCGCCCTCGACGTCTGGACCAGCTACCAGGGGCTCCTCACCGCCGGCCGGCGGCTCGAGACCGCCCGCGATCTGCTGGCGTCGGCGCGCGCTTCCGCGGACGTGGCCCGCGGACGTTACCGGGAGGGAGTCGGCTCGATCCTCGATCTCCTGAGCGCGCAGGCCGCGCTCGAGACCGCCCAGGCAGAGGACGTGCGCGCCCGCTCCGATTACCTCATCTCCCTCGCCCTGCTCACGCGGGCGAGCGGCCGGCTGGATCTCGCCGTGACGGCGCCCCGGGGCGCGTCCGAGGCGCCGGCCGAAGGAACGCCATGA
- a CDS encoding sigma-54 dependent transcriptional regulator, translated as MPTETTRILVVDDEEIVRESLGGWLEKDGYVVAPLPDGRSAVEKLKSERWSIMIVDLKMPGMDGLQVLEAAKKLQPELAVVIMTAYATVDTAVTAMKLGAYDYLVKPFDPEELSIMMQKIVSQQSLVRENAVLRQALKQEYRFRDLLSKSPAMQSVFELARTAARSNSTILVLGESGSGKEVLARAVHAESPRAGGPFVAVSCAALTESLLESELFGHEKGSFTGAISRRKGKFEAAHGGTLFLDEVGDIGPKLQLDLLRVLEERRFHRVGGNEPIEVDVRIIAATNRDLRRAAHEGKFREDLFYRLNVIPILVPPLRERREDIPLLVENFVERLSVEMKRRIEGVSPDAMGALMAHDWPGNVRELRNVLERGAVVATGTVIQLSDLGLPTRLEAASKPGTLASLEEVEKRHVAAVLAHANGNVSQSARILGIDRVTLYNKMRKYGLRRDGEEADAAHEGERNARG; from the coding sequence ATGCCGACCGAGACGACCCGCATCCTGGTGGTCGACGACGAGGAGATCGTTCGCGAGTCGCTGGGCGGCTGGCTGGAGAAGGACGGCTACGTCGTGGCGCCGCTGCCCGACGGCCGCTCCGCCGTGGAGAAGCTGAAGAGCGAGCGCTGGTCCATCATGATCGTGGATCTGAAGATGCCGGGCATGGACGGCCTGCAGGTCCTGGAGGCGGCGAAGAAGCTCCAGCCGGAGCTGGCGGTGGTGATCATGACCGCCTACGCGACGGTGGACACCGCGGTGACGGCGATGAAGCTGGGCGCCTACGACTACCTCGTGAAGCCGTTCGATCCCGAGGAGCTGTCGATCATGATGCAGAAGATCGTCTCCCAGCAGTCGCTCGTGAGGGAGAACGCGGTCCTGCGCCAGGCGCTGAAGCAGGAGTACCGTTTCCGCGACCTCCTCTCGAAGAGCCCGGCGATGCAGTCGGTGTTCGAGCTCGCGCGCACCGCCGCCCGATCGAACTCCACCATCCTGGTGCTCGGCGAGTCCGGAAGCGGCAAGGAGGTGCTCGCGCGGGCGGTCCACGCGGAGAGCCCGCGCGCCGGCGGCCCGTTCGTGGCGGTCTCCTGCGCGGCGCTCACCGAGAGCCTCCTGGAGTCGGAGCTGTTCGGCCACGAGAAGGGGTCGTTCACCGGCGCCATCTCGCGCCGCAAGGGCAAGTTCGAGGCGGCGCACGGCGGCACGCTCTTCCTCGACGAGGTCGGCGACATCGGCCCGAAGCTGCAGCTCGACCTGCTGCGCGTGCTCGAGGAGCGGCGCTTCCACCGGGTCGGCGGCAACGAGCCCATCGAGGTGGACGTCCGGATCATCGCGGCGACGAACCGCGACCTGCGCCGGGCGGCGCACGAGGGCAAGTTCCGCGAGGACCTGTTCTACCGCCTCAACGTGATCCCCATCCTCGTCCCCCCGCTGCGCGAGCGGCGCGAGGACATCCCCCTCCTCGTCGAGAACTTCGTCGAGCGGCTCTCGGTGGAGATGAAGCGGCGCATCGAGGGGGTCTCGCCCGACGCGATGGGCGCCCTCATGGCCCACGACTGGCCGGGCAACGTGCGCGAGCTCCGCAACGTGCTGGAGCGTGGCGCGGTGGTCGCGACGGGGACCGTCATCCAGCTCTCCGACCTGGGGCTCCCGACGCGGCTCGAGGCCGCGTCCAAGCCCGGCACGCTCGCCTCGCTCGAGGAGGTCGAGAAGCGCCACGTCGCGGCGGTGCTGGCGCACGCCAACGGGAACGTGAGCCAGTCGGCGCGCATCCTCGGGATCGACCGGGTGACGCTCTACAACAAGATGAGGAAGTACGGGCTGCGTCGCGACGGCGAGGAGGCGGACGCCGCGCACGAGGGCGAGCGGAACGCGAGGGGATAG